The bacterium nucleotide sequence GCCTTCGTGCCGTAAAACAGCCGCACCGGCTCCGTCCGCGAACAGGACGCAGGTGTTCCGATCGCTCCAATCCAGTACCCTCGACAGCGTTTCCCCTCCGATGACCAGGGCCGTTTTGACACCCTGGTCGGGCATCATGCCGTTTGCCATGGCAAGGCCGTACACGAACCCGGAGCAGGCTGCCTCGAGGTCGAAACAGGCGGCGTTCACCGCCCCGATCTTGCTCTGAACGATGCAGGCGGTGGCCGGGATCAGGCGATCCGGGGTGAGGGTCGCCATGATGACAAGGTCCACCTCTTCGGGGCCGACACCGGCCATTTCGAGGGCGTTTTTGGCCGCCTCAGCCGCAAAGTCAGAGGTGGTCTCGTGTTCTTCCGCGATACGCCGTTCCCGGATCCCGGTCCGCGAGACGATCCATTCGTCTGTCGTGTCCACAATTTTTGCCAGGTCGTCGTTGGTGACTATCCGGGAAGGCAGTCCCATCCCGGTGCCGATGATACGGTTACCTTTCATGCCTTACTCCTTATCTTGCTCGAAACGATTGGTGCATCCGGTTTATGCATCCAGCCAGGAGTCTGTGCCCTCCCTGTTAAAAACAGGGAGGTTCTCCGACAGACTCCTAGTTTATTGTTTCACAACCGCAGCCGGTTTTCTGGCCGTAACGATCGTCCTCATGTTCATGAAGCCGAGATCTTCGCTGCCTGTGTGAGAGCAAAAATCGTTGTGGATGACCGCTTCCACAAAACCCGCGTCTACGACAAGCTTTTTCAGCTGGCCGGGACGGTAGATCCTGATAGCGTAGGACTGGTCACGGACAAGCCCCTTTCGTCGGGAAAAGATGATCTCTCTTGCCTTCACTCTTCCGTCCCCGATCTCCCGCTGACGGCACACCACCAGGTCGTCATCGACCTCGTGCCATGTGTTGGGGGCCATCTGTTCCAGGACCCTGTCACCGTCGGCCACATCCACCAGCAGGTGCCCTCCGGGCTGCAGCAGGCGCCAGGCTTCGGCCATGATCCTCCCGTCATCGTCGTCATGGGGCAGATAACCCAGGGAGTTCCCCAGGATCAGCACGTAGTCGAAACGATCTCCGGGAAGACCCGTCTCCCTCGCGTCACCCTGGACAAAAACAACGGGCAGGTTCAGGTGCCGTGCAGAGCTTCTCCCGACTTCCACCAGGTGAGGAGAATAGTCGACGACGGTACACTCTCCGCGGCCCCTGCGGGCCAGCTCAAGACTGTGCCGACCCTGCCCGCCGCACAGGTCGGCTATGTGATGGCCCGACTCCACCGGGAGAAGATCCAGTATGATGTCAACTTCCCGCCGGGAAAGCTCCTCGTTGCACACTGTTCGGGCATCCGTCTTCAGATAAATATCATCGAAGAGGGTTTTCCACCAATCGGGGTGAACTTTGATGGACATGACTGACCTATCCGGCCAGCGGGTGGGCACCGAAGGAAAAAAGCCCATCCGAAGCGAAGACGGCAGGCCCGCCCTTCCAGGGCTGGCTCCTGGCGATAGCCAGCTCATCTTCCTCGATATCCACGTAATCGTCCAGGGCCCCCTCGTGCCACATCTTTTCCAGGGTCAGGCAGTCGGCCCACATGGCGTGACAGTACCTCTCCAGAGAAGCCAGGTGCCCTTGAGTGAGGATCCGCGGACGCAGCGCCATCCGGATCGGTCCGAGAAGGTATGTGAAGCGGTGATCCAGGGAAAGTTTCTCCTGGTGCGCGACGACCTCGGCCAGGTCGCCATAAGGGATTTCCATGATTGCTCCGTTGATACGATCCACCGCTTCCCTCACCGGCATCCTTGACCGCAGGATCGCAAGGGGCTGGACCCCGCCTCCGCTGCCCACGTTGGTGGGCACTCCGCCAAACCGGACCAGGAACCCGAACAGCCCCTCCGGCCCCATGAGGCACCTGAAATCCGTCTGGTACCGCTCCATGACCGTCCTCAGGCCCTGGTTGTCCACGGCGGGGTTGTCCTCCGCCCACAGATCCAGGGGGATCTTCTCCTGGACGATGTAGTTTCCCTTTTCGGTGGCCAGGCCGACGGCTTCTTTGGCATCCGGGTTGATGCCACCGACACGCACACCCATGCCCGAGTATCCCCGTTCCGGTTTAAGGACGAGCCTGTCCCAGTTGTCGCGGGTCCACCCGACCAGGTCAGGGATTCTCTCGTCTCCCGGACCAACGGCGGGCCCTTCCCGGAACCTTCTGGTCCAGGGGGTCCTTCTCACCGTCTCCTCCTGGAAGCGGCCGGACATGGGACCGGTGAAAAGTTCGAACATGCTCTTGACGTTGATCGGTTCGGTCCCTCTCGGGTTCACAACACGCCCCTCGCGGACGGCCTGGAGCACCGGTGACAGGTCGTGCCGGCGATGGAGCCGAAGCAGAACATCCGAGTTGAAATCCATGAAGACGACCGATACCGGCTGTCCCCGGTAACAGACCTTGCCGGCAACGGTTTCCAGCTCGTGGGGAGCCATGAGGGCGCCGGTTATGCCGTCCTCGCCGGAAAGGTGTTTGGCGAGGTTGATATTCTCGGTCACATCCTCGAGAGTCTCTTCCTCGGCCACCACGGCGATGAGTCCCTTGTTGGAACCCTCCCGCAGACGGTGGATCTTGACCAGCATCTGGACGAACCCGTAAACCGGGTATAACCGGGGATGGTCGAAATCCAGATCGACACCGGGATCTTTCAGCCGGACCAGCCTGGACCAGACCTCCTTGCCGATGATCTGCGTTATCCTCTGGTAGTCCCAGCCACCGGGGCTGCCCAGGTTCCATTCAGAGTGATAGCCGAGAAAATCAGCATCAAGATCAAATTCCATATTCCAAATTCCATATTCCAGAAAGAATGATCTGAATTCTTTCAGCTTCAGATTGATAAATTATGTGATCGGTAATTGGAAAAGTCACGAATAATGAATCACCGTTTTTCTACTCTGCACTCTGCACATTGCACTCTGCACTCACGTGCTGAGTTTTTGCTTCAGCACGTGCTCCAGGTCCTGGAACAACAGTTCCCCCTCGGATAAAACCGCATTTATGAAATTCGGGACCCCTTCCCCGCCTGTCGATCGGAAAAGGCTTTGAAACCCGCGTCGGCCGATAGAATAGCACATCTGGTAAGCGGGCTGTAAGGCGTATTTGCGCACCGTTTCGATGGCCCGGACCCTGGTCAACCCGGCCTGGGACAGGTGAACGGCTGCCGTTTCAAGATCGACACGGCCGGAATGCAGGAGAAGGTCCGTGCGCCCTCGAACAGCATGCCGGTACCGCCTCCAGGTGACAAGGAACCGATCGTACGCCCTGTCGAAGGCTCCGGATTGGAGCATGAGATCCTCCCCGAAGCAGGCCCACCCCTCGTAAAAAAGCGGATATTCCAGGGGGCGCCGTACCGGATCGGGATGGTTCCAGCGGCACGTGTCCAGGAGATGGTGTCCCGGATAGGTCTCATGGGCGACTGTCATCCTGTACGACGGGTGGACCGAAAGCGCACTTCGGCCAAGGGTTCCGCCGGCGAATATATAGAACGTTCCACCGCCGGAAGGGTTGCCGGGACGGGCATTGTAGGAATCCGCTGCCCTTATGGCGGCAAGGGAGTGCGGCAGGCGCCGGATATCAACATCGGGCGCCCTCGAGGCTTCCCGTATCCCCAGGTCCGCACAATGTTCCTTGAGATGCGCCGTTTCCAGGAACAGGAGCCGGATCGGTCCGCCTTCAGGCAGAGGATCGGGTTTCAGGGCGCCGAAAAGTTCGTTAAAATCCTCCGAACCGGCCAGGTTGCGGCTCTCCCTGGCAAGGAGAGATCCCGTCTCGCGTTCCTCGTCTTCCAGTTCAGCCAGCGCCTCGGCCACAGTGAATCCGCTGCCGGAGTGATGGCACACGATCCGTTCCAGCTGGTCCGGGTCAAGCTGGAACCTGTCTGTCGTGGGTATTCGGGCCAGTTTTTTCGAAAAAAGATCCACCGATTCCGCGGCCTGGCTCATCGGCCGGACATCTCCCAGGGTGGCGATCCATTTCCGAATATCCTCCGCCATCTCCAGGCCAAGATCCCTGAACAGGACAGGAACCTTGTCAAGGCTCTCAAATGCTCCTTGAAGAAAGCCGGGGAGTGCCGACAGACGAGCCCCCAAAGCATGCTCATCCTGGCTCTGGAGAGCCTGCAAAAGCCCTGCTGAAGCAACTGTAAGGATGAATGTCGGCTTCGAGCTGAACAGTTTCATGTCCTCAAGCTGCTCCATGAGGACATCCACATGCCGGCTCAGGAGGCGCCTTGTTCGCCTGTCCCCGTCATCTTCCCACCCGCTGCCCTGGAGGCCCTCCAGGTCGAGTCTGAACTTCCTCAGCTCGGACAACGCGTCCCGGACACCCTCCGGAGACAGGTCATCCCATGCGGTCCAATCCGTCTCAGCGCTCAACGCCTGGGGAAAATAGTAGAATTCATCACTGAAACAGCAGACGGGAAAACGTCGGGCCAGGCAGTTATACAGGTCAGAGGCAATGACCTGTATCGAACGGTTATTTTCCATCCCGTACTTTAAAAGGAAAGGGGGAGATAGTCCAGAGTCCAGAGGGAAAAATCAGTCCAAAGTCCAATGTCCAAAGACCAAAGACCAAAGGCTAAAGCTTTAACGCAGAGGGCCGCCCTTCTACGCGCTAATGCCCCTCGAATTCAAATTACAGCATTTTGACAAGGGTTTAAGAAAGCCGGGCTCAAAGTTGAAGTGCAACACTTAGAGGAGTTAAAGTGTTGCAATGGAAAAGACATACGAGCATTTGGATTGCACGGAACGTGCGATGATTCAATTGGGACTGGAGC carries:
- a CDS encoding class I SAM-dependent methyltransferase; this encodes MSIKVHPDWWKTLFDDIYLKTDARTVCNEELSRREVDIILDLLPVESGHHIADLCGGQGRHSLELARRGRGECTVVDYSPHLVEVGRSSARHLNLPVVFVQGDARETGLPGDRFDYVLILGNSLGYLPHDDDDGRIMAEAWRLLQPGGHLLVDVADGDRVLEQMAPNTWHEVDDDLVVCRQREIGDGRVKAREIIFSRRKGLVRDQSYAIRIYRPGQLKKLVVDAGFVEAVIHNDFCSHTGSEDLGFMNMRTIVTARKPAAVVKQ
- a CDS encoding ketoacyl-ACP synthase III, with translation MKGNRIIGTGMGLPSRIVTNDDLAKIVDTTDEWIVSRTGIRERRIAEEHETTSDFAAEAAKNALEMAGVGPEEVDLVIMATLTPDRLIPATACIVQSKIGAVNAACFDLEAACSGFVYGLAMANGMMPDQGVKTALVIGGETLSRVLDWSDRNTCVLFADGAGAAVLRHEGGERGIISTYLKADGSAPPPWLAVDPGVADLTPLGDQHSKDFAVRMMGREVFKFGVRALPEAVTGALERAERLTLKDIDMVIPHQANIRIIDSAAKALGIPRKKFFVNLEKYGNTSGGTIPIALDDANRQGLIKEGDIVALAGFGAGLTWGGAIIRW
- a CDS encoding DUF885 family protein, producing the protein MENNRSIQVIASDLYNCLARRFPVCCFSDEFYYFPQALSAETDWTAWDDLSPEGVRDALSELRKFRLDLEGLQGSGWEDDGDRRTRRLLSRHVDVLMEQLEDMKLFSSKPTFILTVASAGLLQALQSQDEHALGARLSALPGFLQGAFESLDKVPVLFRDLGLEMAEDIRKWIATLGDVRPMSQAAESVDLFSKKLARIPTTDRFQLDPDQLERIVCHHSGSGFTVAEALAELEDEERETGSLLARESRNLAGSEDFNELFGALKPDPLPEGGPIRLLFLETAHLKEHCADLGIREASRAPDVDIRRLPHSLAAIRAADSYNARPGNPSGGGTFYIFAGGTLGRSALSVHPSYRMTVAHETYPGHHLLDTCRWNHPDPVRRPLEYPLFYEGWACFGEDLMLQSGAFDRAYDRFLVTWRRYRHAVRGRTDLLLHSGRVDLETAAVHLSQAGLTRVRAIETVRKYALQPAYQMCYSIGRRGFQSLFRSTGGEGVPNFINAVLSEGELLFQDLEHVLKQKLST